One stretch of Juglans microcarpa x Juglans regia isolate MS1-56 chromosome 3D, Jm3101_v1.0, whole genome shotgun sequence DNA includes these proteins:
- the LOC121255798 gene encoding ATP phosphoribosyltransferase 2, chloroplastic isoform X1, which produces MFISMLQPRLSSPVPSPPIFSFSRISVKRTIWCCASQFQLAVVNGPVDDGRVSERNVIRVGLPSKGRMASDTLDLLKDCQLSVKQVNPRQYVAQIPQLSNVEVWFQRPKDIVRKLSSGDLDLGIVGLDTVSEYGQGNKDLILVHDALEYGDCHLSIAIPKYGIFENINSLKELGEMPQWTDKKPLRVATGFTYLGPKFMKENGIKHVTFSTADGALEAAPAMGIADAILDLVSSGTTLRENNLKEIEGGVVLESQAVLVASRKSLIQREGVLNTTHEILERLEAHLRAIGQFTVTANMRGRSAEEVAERVLSQPSLSGLQGPTVSPVFCKHDGMVEVDYYAIVICVPKKALYKSVQQLRAIGGSGVLISPLTYIFDEETPRWRELLTKLGL; this is translated from the exons ATGTTCATTTCCATGCTGCAGCCGCGCCTCTCGTCCCCAGTGCCATCCCCGCCAATCTTTTCGTTCTCCCGCATTTCAGTAAAACGAACCATTTGGTGCTGTGCCTCGCAGTTCCAGTTGGCGGTGGTGAATGGGCCAGTAGACGACGGCAGGGTCTCCGAGAGGAACGTCATCCGTGTGGGCCTCCCAAGCAAAGGCCGCATGGCCTCCGACACGCTCGATCTTCTCAAG GATTGTCAACTGTCTGTCAAGCAGGTCAATCCTCGACAATATGTTGCACAAATTCCTCAG CTCTCCAACGTAGAAGTTTGGTTTCAGCGGCCAAAAGACATTGTTCGGAAATTGTCATCTGGAGACCTAGACCTTGGTATCGTGGGCTTAGATACAGTCAGTGAATATGGCCAA GGGAACAAAGATCTTATTCTTGTTCATGATGCTCTTGAGTATGGAGACTGCCATTTATCCATTGCA ATTCCCAAATATGGGATTTTTGAGAACATAAACTCTCTGAAAGAGCTGGGAGAAATGCCTCAATGGACTGATAAAAAGCCCCTGCGAGTTGCTACTGGATTCACTTAT CTAGGTCCcaaatttatgaaagaaaatggaaTAAAGCACGTGACCTTTTCAACTGCTGATGGAGCATTGGAGGCAGCTCCTGCG ATGGGGATAGCTGATGCTATTTTGGACCTAGTGAGTAGCGGAACAACTTTGAGAGAAAACAACTTGAAAGAAATTGAAGGTGGAGTAGTGTTGGAAAGCCAG GCTGTTCTTGTTGCAAGCCGGAAATCACTGATCCAACGGGAAGGTGTATTGAACACGACACACGAGATTCTTGAAAGATTAGAAGCACACTTGCGGGCAATTGGTCAATTCACA GTTACTGCAAACATGAGGGGAAGAAGTGCAGAAGAAGTGGCTGAGAGAGTACTGAGCCAGCCATCATTATCTGGACTGCAG GGACCCACTGTAAGTCCAGTATTTTGTAAACATGATGGGATGGTAGAAGTAGATTACTATGCAATTGTTATATGCGTACCGAAAAAGGCACTCTACAAGTCTGTCCAACAACTGAGAGCG ATTGGAGGAAGTGGAGTTCTCATCTCTCCATTGACATACATTTTTGATGAAGAGACTCCAAGATGGCGTGAGCTTCTCACCAAGCTCGGGCTTTAG
- the LOC121255798 gene encoding ATP phosphoribosyltransferase 2, chloroplastic isoform X2, with protein MFISMLQPRLSSPVPSPPIFSFSRISVKRTIWCCASQFQLAVVNGPVDDGRVSERNVIRVGLPSKGRMASDTLDLLKDCQLSVKQVNPRQYVAQIPQLSNVEVWFQRPKDIVRKLSSGDLDLGIVGLDTVSEYGQGNKDLILVHDALEYGDCHLSIAIPKYGIFENINSLKELGEMPQWTDKKPLRVATGFTYLGPKFMKENGIKHVTFSTADGALEAAPAMGIADAILDLVSSGTTLRENNLKEIEGGVVLESQAVLVASRKSLIQREGVLNTTHEILERLEAHLRAIGQFTVTANMRGRSAEEVAERVLSQPSLSGLQIGGSGVLISPLTYIFDEETPRWRELLTKLGL; from the exons ATGTTCATTTCCATGCTGCAGCCGCGCCTCTCGTCCCCAGTGCCATCCCCGCCAATCTTTTCGTTCTCCCGCATTTCAGTAAAACGAACCATTTGGTGCTGTGCCTCGCAGTTCCAGTTGGCGGTGGTGAATGGGCCAGTAGACGACGGCAGGGTCTCCGAGAGGAACGTCATCCGTGTGGGCCTCCCAAGCAAAGGCCGCATGGCCTCCGACACGCTCGATCTTCTCAAG GATTGTCAACTGTCTGTCAAGCAGGTCAATCCTCGACAATATGTTGCACAAATTCCTCAG CTCTCCAACGTAGAAGTTTGGTTTCAGCGGCCAAAAGACATTGTTCGGAAATTGTCATCTGGAGACCTAGACCTTGGTATCGTGGGCTTAGATACAGTCAGTGAATATGGCCAA GGGAACAAAGATCTTATTCTTGTTCATGATGCTCTTGAGTATGGAGACTGCCATTTATCCATTGCA ATTCCCAAATATGGGATTTTTGAGAACATAAACTCTCTGAAAGAGCTGGGAGAAATGCCTCAATGGACTGATAAAAAGCCCCTGCGAGTTGCTACTGGATTCACTTAT CTAGGTCCcaaatttatgaaagaaaatggaaTAAAGCACGTGACCTTTTCAACTGCTGATGGAGCATTGGAGGCAGCTCCTGCG ATGGGGATAGCTGATGCTATTTTGGACCTAGTGAGTAGCGGAACAACTTTGAGAGAAAACAACTTGAAAGAAATTGAAGGTGGAGTAGTGTTGGAAAGCCAG GCTGTTCTTGTTGCAAGCCGGAAATCACTGATCCAACGGGAAGGTGTATTGAACACGACACACGAGATTCTTGAAAGATTAGAAGCACACTTGCGGGCAATTGGTCAATTCACA GTTACTGCAAACATGAGGGGAAGAAGTGCAGAAGAAGTGGCTGAGAGAGTACTGAGCCAGCCATCATTATCTGGACTGCAG ATTGGAGGAAGTGGAGTTCTCATCTCTCCATTGACATACATTTTTGATGAAGAGACTCCAAGATGGCGTGAGCTTCTCACCAAGCTCGGGCTTTAG